Proteins encoded by one window of Carassius auratus strain Wakin chromosome 24, ASM336829v1, whole genome shotgun sequence:
- the LOC113042115 gene encoding C1q-related factor-like has product MLLLVLVVLIPVLVHLAGSTENGGQYEMLGTCRMVCDPFLEKTGTTDGIGTGTAITNTQLEAEALTDHSMGPPLPTYAHGPQGKPGRQGKPGLPGPPGPPGPPGEPGPPGPMGPPGNKNHTERPDIFALGGRTATGMGTAIYTMGPRVAFYAGLRNPQEGYEVLRFDDIVTNIGNNYDGSTGKFVCKVPGTYFFTYNVLMRGGDGTSMWADLLKNGQVRASAIAQDQDQSYDYASNTVILHLDPGDEIFIKLDGGKAHGGNSNKYSTFAGFILYSD; this is encoded by the exons ATGCTGCTCTTGGTGCTGGTGGTCCTCATTCCTGTTCTGGTTCATTTGGCGGGCAGCACTGAAAACGGAGGTCAGTACGAGATGCTGGGCACTTGCCGAATGGTCTGCGATCCATTCTTGGAAAAAACTGGCACTACCGATGGTATCGGTACGGGCACGGCTATCACTAATACGCAGTTGGAAGCTGAGGCGCTGACTGATCATAGCATGGGACCCCCATTGCCCACCTACGCCCACGGACCACAGGGCAAACCCGGCCGCCAAGGAAAACCAGGGCTTCCAGGTCCTCCAGGACCCCCGGGCCCCCCCGGAGAGCCAGGTCCTCCAGGACCAATGGGGCCACCGGGAAATAAAAACCACACCGAGCGGCCGGACATCTTTGCTCTGGGTGGAAGAACAGCTACCGGAATGGGGACAGCCATCTATACCATGGGACCCCGTGTGGCCTTTTACGCAGGTCTGCGAAACCCGCAGGAGGGCTACGAGGTTCTGAGGTTTGATGACATAGTTACAAACATTGGGAATAACTACGATGGATCGACTGGGAAATTTGTGTGCAAGGTTCCAGGGACGTACTTCTTCACATATAACGTCCTCATGAGAGGAGGAGATGGAACAAGTATGTGGGCAGATCTCCTGAAAAACGGACAG GTGAGAGCCAGTGCCATCGCTCAGGATCAGGATCAGAGTTATGACTACGCCTCAAACACCGTCATCCTGCACCTCGACCCCGGGGACGAGATCTTCATCAAGCTGGACGGTGGGAAAGCGCACGGCGGGAACAGCAACAAGTACAGCACTTTCGCTGGCTTCATTCTGTACAGTGACTAG